Proteins encoded by one window of Haematobia irritans isolate KBUSLIRL chromosome 2, ASM5000362v1, whole genome shotgun sequence:
- the LOC142225691 gene encoding uncharacterized protein LOC142225691 isoform X2 — MQIRRPRGVTTQQLMVVTAVGFLGGVYIWKPLILKWKNESSSSNNTSTVETTTTPK; from the exons ATGCAAATTCGTCGTCCTCGAGGTGTTACAACCCAACAGTTAATGGTCGTAACTGCCGTTGGATTTCTGGGAGGGGTatacatttggaaaccgcttatTTTGAAGTGGAAAAACGAAAGTAGTTCATCAAATAATACTAGTACCGTGGAAACAACAACTACGCCAAA atgA
- the LOC142225691 gene encoding uncharacterized protein LOC142225691 isoform X1: MTIISNLKQYSTSSIGLMTIGIFSTLVIAVGYKVFLKPEFERKHRQEAEAVADYIFQRELQHTSKENEIY; the protein is encoded by the coding sequence atgACTATCATTAGCAATTTAAAGCAGTACTCTACTTCCTCTATTGGCCTCATGACTATTGGCATATTCTCAACTCTAGTAATTGCAGTtggttataaagtatttttaaaACCAGAATTTGAGAGGAAACATCGACAAGAAGCAGAAGCAGTGGCGGATTATATCTTCCAACGTGAACTCCAACATACTTCAAAGGAAAATGAAATATATTAA